The Deinococcus sonorensis KR-87 genome includes a window with the following:
- a CDS encoding YggS family pyridoxal phosphate enzyme has product MSLTEVLERLRAAEQQAGRPTGSVRLVAVSKGQPLERIREQVLARGHFPLAENRGQELRDKAAQLGPEVEWHFIGPLQRNKIKYLRPVRLIHTIETLWQAEALAEAAHGWGHAPELLLQRHNGEAQKHGSDPHELPGLLRAVQDTGLTVRGLMTMAPYGDPQRAEQVFADTARQAHDLGLGELSMGMSDDFPLAVQYGATLVRVGRLLFEDDPAAHPGALIG; this is encoded by the coding sequence ATGAGTCTGACAGAGGTCCTGGAACGCCTGAGGGCGGCTGAGCAGCAGGCGGGGCGTCCGACCGGCTCGGTGCGGCTGGTTGCGGTCAGCAAAGGGCAGCCGCTGGAGCGCATCCGCGAGCAGGTGCTGGCGCGGGGCCACTTCCCGCTGGCCGAGAACCGGGGCCAGGAACTGCGCGACAAGGCGGCCCAGCTGGGCCCGGAGGTGGAGTGGCACTTCATCGGACCGCTGCAGCGCAACAAGATCAAGTACCTGCGCCCGGTGCGGCTGATTCACACCATTGAGACGCTGTGGCAGGCCGAGGCACTGGCAGAGGCGGCCCACGGCTGGGGCCATGCCCCGGAGCTGCTGCTGCAGCGGCACAACGGCGAGGCCCAGAAGCACGGTTCAGACCCGCACGAGCTGCCGGGCCTGCTGCGGGCGGTGCAGGACACCGGCCTGACGGTGCGCGGCCTGATGACCATGGCCCCCTACGGCGACCCGCAGCGGGCCGAACAGGTGTTCGCTGACACGGCCCGGCAGGCGCATGACCTGGGCCTGGGCGAGCTGAGCATGGGCATGAGCGACGACTTCCCGCTGGCGGTGCAGTACGGCGCGACGCTGGTGCGGGTGGGCCGGCTGCTGTTCGAGGACGACCCGGCTGCACACCCTGGCGCGCTCATCGGCTAG
- a CDS encoding DivIVA domain-containing protein encodes MKYTPLDVRHQEFPGTMGGYRRPEVRAFLSELADDIETLLHSRQDIIEHVRALETRLEEYRQNEDDLRRAVVSAERIGQELRENARKEAELIVSKADSYREQVTREGEQLAAALETQHQARSNELEAVQRARSTELEASYQARFAELEAAYQRRHHELEQGFNVRASQLEHQYTARHNELSGLLTHARQEYVQFLSQYRTLVGSFHDLAAQHPVPEPGLSPAPAAAEAAPSNARVEEQQFV; translated from the coding sequence ATGAAATACACCCCGCTGGACGTCCGTCACCAGGAGTTCCCCGGCACCATGGGCGGGTACCGGCGCCCGGAAGTCCGCGCCTTCCTGAGTGAACTGGCCGACGACATCGAAACGCTGCTGCACAGCCGGCAGGACATCATCGAGCATGTCCGGGCGCTGGAAACCCGGCTAGAGGAGTACCGCCAGAACGAGGACGACCTGCGCCGCGCGGTGGTGAGCGCCGAGCGCATCGGCCAGGAGCTGCGCGAGAACGCCCGCAAGGAAGCGGAGCTGATCGTCTCCAAGGCCGACAGCTACCGCGAGCAGGTCACGCGCGAGGGCGAGCAGCTGGCCGCTGCGCTGGAGACGCAGCACCAGGCGCGCTCCAATGAGCTGGAGGCCGTCCAGCGCGCCCGCAGCACTGAGCTGGAGGCCAGCTATCAGGCCCGCTTCGCCGAGCTGGAAGCGGCGTACCAGCGCCGTCATCACGAACTGGAGCAGGGCTTCAACGTCCGGGCCAGCCAGCTGGAGCACCAGTACACCGCGCGGCACAACGAGCTCAGCGGCCTGCTGACCCACGCGCGTCAGGAGTACGTGCAGTTCCTGTCGCAGTACCGGACCCTCGTCGGCTCGTTCCACGACCTGGCGGCCCAGCATCCGGTGCCGGAACCGGGCCTGTCGCCGGCACCGGCCGCGGCTGAGGCGGCGCCCAGCAATGCGCGCGTCGAGGAACAGCAGTTCGTCTGA
- a CDS encoding helix-turn-helix transcriptional regulator, whose amino-acid sequence MRNHIRARRTERGWTQADLAERLDVSRQTVNALETGRYDPSLPLAFRLARLFGQSIEQLFIEDEETPHVAD is encoded by the coding sequence ATGCGTAATCACATTCGGGCGCGGCGCACCGAGCGCGGCTGGACCCAGGCGGACCTGGCCGAGCGGCTGGATGTGTCGCGCCAGACGGTGAACGCTCTGGAGACCGGCCGCTACGACCCCAGCCTGCCCCTGGCCTTCCGGCTGGCCCGGCTGTTCGGGCAGAGCATCGAGCAGTTGTTTATCGAGGACGAGGAGACCCCCCATGTTGCAGATTGA
- a CDS encoding ABC transporter ATP-binding protein: MLQIEHLSKTYGSFQALRDVSFSAQAGEVFGLLGPNGAGKTTLLRVLATLLRPSSGTASVAGHDVQREPERVRRLIGVVNGGMGLYDRLTGREILRYFAGLYGLTRAQADARIEVLDASLDLEGTLDRRAATFSTGMKQKVVIARAVIHDPAVLVLDEAASGLDVMARRALLDFVLSYRGSERLVLYSTHVMSEVEEVCDRVAVLERGELLAVDTVGGLLRRSGQPNLERAFFAMVQARAEQAVPA; the protein is encoded by the coding sequence ATGTTGCAGATTGAGCATCTCAGCAAGACCTATGGCAGCTTTCAGGCGTTGCGTGACGTGAGCTTCTCCGCGCAGGCCGGTGAGGTGTTCGGGCTGCTTGGGCCCAACGGCGCCGGCAAAACGACCCTGCTGCGGGTGCTGGCCACCCTGCTGCGGCCCAGCAGCGGCACCGCCAGCGTGGCGGGCCACGACGTGCAGCGTGAGCCAGAGCGGGTTCGGCGGCTGATCGGGGTGGTGAACGGCGGCATGGGCCTGTATGACCGCCTGACCGGCCGCGAGATCCTGCGCTACTTCGCTGGCCTGTACGGGCTGACCCGCGCCCAGGCCGACGCCCGCATCGAAGTGCTGGACGCCAGCCTGGACCTGGAGGGCACCCTGGACCGCCGCGCGGCCACCTTCAGCACCGGCATGAAGCAGAAGGTGGTGATCGCCCGGGCGGTGATCCATGACCCGGCGGTCCTGGTGCTGGACGAGGCCGCCTCGGGGCTGGACGTGATGGCCCGCCGGGCGCTGCTGGACTTCGTGCTGAGCTACCGGGGCAGCGAGCGGCTGGTGCTGTACAGCACCCACGTGATGTCGGAGGTGGAGGAGGTGTGCGACCGGGTGGCGGTACTGGAACGCGGCGAGCTGCTGGCAGTGGACACAGTGGGCGGGCTGCTCCGGCGCAGCGGGCAGCCGAACCTGGAACGCGCCTTCTTCGCCATGGTGCAGGCCCGCGCCGAGCAGGCGGTGCCCGCATGA
- a CDS encoding ABC transporter permease yields MRWPFIWQVALKELTSTIRDRRTLTSTILLPLIMIPLFTILFPLLLGKAFSGQQTERQRVGVVGTLPAALRAQLTEDTRDASGKQTGVGVVLVPVADPVKAVQDGTVEAVVQVRQPLPQAAGQGSGTVQLYAKLGNLKASAGVISKVQAALNEYNARLVGTALRARGLGSDFLTPVRVQTIDASKPQEAASGQLAFIIPMFMLQFILAGGMATAIDSTAGEKERGTLEVLLVSPIRRSEVVVGKLIATTLTALVAASCSLLGLAVAGPLGRVVLAGQDTKEVAGVMGGQLSVSLASGLFLVLMAVSAALLLGALLIAVSIFARSYKEAQTYLTPISLLIVLPAVGLQFADFIGRGLGLYSVPLINSMLVILDIVKGAFNAPGAVLALIINLVFTGLLVLLAIRSFGREQVIFRN; encoded by the coding sequence ATGAGGTGGCCGTTCATCTGGCAGGTGGCCCTCAAGGAACTGACCAGCACCATCCGCGACCGCCGCACCCTAACCAGCACCATCCTGCTGCCGCTGATCATGATTCCGCTGTTCACCATCCTGTTTCCGCTGCTGCTGGGCAAGGCCTTCAGCGGCCAGCAGACCGAGCGGCAGCGGGTGGGCGTGGTGGGCACCCTGCCGGCCGCGCTGCGGGCGCAGCTGACCGAGGACACCCGCGACGCCTCCGGCAAACAGACCGGCGTGGGCGTGGTGCTGGTGCCGGTCGCCGACCCGGTGAAGGCGGTGCAGGACGGCACGGTGGAGGCGGTGGTGCAGGTGCGCCAGCCGCTGCCGCAGGCGGCGGGCCAGGGCAGCGGCACGGTGCAGCTGTACGCCAAGCTGGGCAACCTGAAGGCCAGCGCGGGCGTCATCAGCAAGGTGCAGGCGGCTCTGAACGAGTACAACGCCCGGCTGGTGGGTACGGCGCTGCGGGCGCGCGGGCTGGGCAGCGACTTCCTGACCCCGGTGCGCGTGCAGACCATCGACGCCAGCAAGCCGCAGGAGGCGGCCAGCGGGCAGCTGGCCTTCATCATCCCGATGTTCATGCTGCAGTTCATTCTGGCGGGCGGCATGGCCACCGCCATCGACAGCACCGCCGGGGAAAAGGAACGCGGCACGCTGGAGGTGCTGCTGGTGTCGCCGATTCGCCGCAGCGAGGTGGTGGTGGGCAAGCTGATCGCCACCACCCTGACGGCGCTGGTGGCCGCCAGCTGCAGCCTGCTGGGCCTGGCGGTGGCCGGCCCACTCGGCCGGGTGGTGCTGGCCGGCCAGGACACCAAGGAGGTGGCGGGCGTGATGGGCGGCCAGCTGAGCGTGTCGCTGGCCTCGGGGCTGTTCCTGGTGCTGATGGCGGTGTCGGCGGCGCTGCTGCTGGGCGCGCTGCTGATCGCGGTCAGCATCTTCGCCCGCAGCTACAAGGAGGCCCAGACCTACCTGACCCCCATCTCGCTGCTGATCGTGCTGCCGGCGGTGGGGCTGCAGTTCGCCGACTTCATCGGCCGGGGACTGGGCCTGTACTCAGTGCCGCTGATCAACAGCATGCTGGTGATCCTGGACATCGTGAAAGGTGCCTTCAACGCGCCGGGCGCGGTGCTGGCCCTGATCATCAACCTGGTGTTCACCGGCCTGCTGGTGCTGCTGGCGATCCGGTCCTTCGGGCGCGAGCAGGTGATTTTCCGCAACTGA
- a CDS encoding Rad52/Rad22 family DNA repair protein, translating to MKLSDVQRRLHAPFPSHLVNWKPQVISKDRSRALLLAYVDARAVQDRLDAICPDGWSFEIEVIAGTQTPTVKGRLTVLGVTREDIGEAGEGEFGTLKAASSDALKRCAVQFGIGRYLYDLPKVWVDWNDQKREAVAQPELPEWARPDFERSPGGAHIVQAIDQLKYELPDDLDLQREVYRHLKAALHSLEPQPHKPEQAA from the coding sequence ATGAAGCTGAGTGATGTTCAGAGACGACTGCACGCCCCGTTTCCGAGTCACCTCGTGAACTGGAAGCCCCAGGTCATCAGCAAGGATCGGAGCCGGGCGCTGCTGCTGGCCTACGTGGATGCCCGCGCGGTTCAGGACCGCCTGGACGCCATCTGCCCCGACGGCTGGAGCTTCGAGATCGAAGTGATCGCGGGAACCCAGACGCCCACCGTCAAGGGCCGCCTGACCGTGCTGGGCGTGACGCGCGAGGACATCGGCGAGGCGGGCGAGGGCGAGTTCGGCACACTCAAGGCGGCGTCCAGCGACGCCCTGAAGCGCTGCGCGGTGCAGTTCGGCATCGGGCGCTACCTCTACGACCTGCCGAAGGTGTGGGTGGACTGGAACGACCAGAAGCGCGAGGCCGTGGCCCAGCCGGAACTGCCGGAATGGGCCCGCCCGGACTTCGAGCGCAGCCCCGGCGGCGCCCACATCGTGCAGGCCATCGACCAGCTCAAGTACGAGCTGCCGGACGACCTGGACCTGCAGCGCGAGGTGTACCGTCACCTCAAGGCGGCGCTCCACAGCCTGGAGCCGCAGCCGCACAAGCCGGAGCAGGCCGCGTGA
- a CDS encoding aspartate aminotransferase family protein — protein MSSVFYRTSRTYPVAVRAEGPYLWDREGRRYLDGASGALVANIGQGRPEIADAVAQAARTLAFVHGSQFSSEALERYAERLMAFLDLPGYRFFAVSGGSEATESAIKLSRQVQAERGQPQRFRIITRRPSYHGASLGSLAASGMGARRELYTPLMNEDAWPKLPKPDPRRDGAEDAEQLRTLIEQLGPQTVAAFMAEPVVGASDAALAPADGYYQRVQQICREYGVLFIADEVMCGMGRCGTPLALQPWDVTPDIVVLGKGLAAGYVPLAGIAASPELYRAVMDGSGAYKHGYTYAGHPLSAAVGAAVLDVLEQERLVERSAVLGAQLLDGLRGLAARFPQVLEVRGRGLMFGLVLGDPATGEAYPRPELAERLGRRAFELGLITYPGSGAVDGVRGDHLLLGPPLSITDGQADELLSLLGQALGQLHD, from the coding sequence ATGTCCAGTGTGTTTTACCGTACGTCCCGCACCTATCCCGTGGCCGTCCGCGCCGAGGGCCCCTATCTCTGGGACCGCGAGGGGCGGCGCTACCTTGACGGCGCGTCCGGCGCGCTGGTGGCCAACATCGGCCAGGGCCGCCCGGAGATTGCCGACGCGGTGGCGCAGGCCGCCCGCACGCTGGCCTTCGTTCACGGCTCGCAGTTCAGCTCCGAGGCGCTGGAGCGGTACGCGGAGCGGCTGATGGCCTTTCTGGACCTGCCCGGATACCGCTTCTTTGCGGTCTCGGGCGGTTCGGAGGCCACCGAGAGCGCCATCAAGCTCAGCCGTCAGGTGCAGGCGGAGCGCGGCCAGCCGCAGCGCTTCCGGATCATCACCCGGCGGCCCAGCTATCACGGGGCCTCGCTCGGCAGCCTCGCCGCGTCCGGGATGGGGGCGCGGCGCGAGCTGTATACCCCGCTGATGAACGAGGACGCCTGGCCCAAACTGCCGAAGCCGGACCCCCGGCGCGACGGCGCGGAGGACGCCGAGCAGCTGCGGACCCTGATTGAGCAGCTGGGGCCGCAGACGGTGGCGGCGTTCATGGCCGAGCCGGTGGTGGGCGCGTCGGACGCGGCGCTGGCCCCCGCAGACGGCTACTACCAGCGGGTGCAGCAGATCTGCCGGGAGTACGGCGTGCTGTTCATCGCCGACGAGGTGATGTGCGGCATGGGACGCTGCGGCACCCCGCTGGCCCTGCAACCGTGGGACGTCACGCCGGACATCGTGGTGCTGGGCAAGGGTCTGGCGGCCGGGTACGTGCCGCTGGCCGGCATCGCCGCCTCGCCGGAACTGTACCGCGCGGTGATGGACGGCTCCGGCGCGTACAAGCACGGCTACACCTACGCCGGCCACCCGCTGAGCGCGGCGGTGGGCGCCGCGGTGCTGGATGTGCTGGAGCAGGAGCGGCTGGTGGAGCGCTCCGCGGTGCTGGGCGCACAGCTGCTGGACGGGCTGCGCGGGCTGGCCGCCCGCTTCCCGCAGGTGCTGGAGGTGCGTGGCCGGGGCCTGATGTTCGGGCTGGTGCTGGGTGACCCCGCTACTGGCGAGGCGTACCCCCGCCCCGAGCTGGCCGAGCGGCTGGGCCGACGGGCCTTCGAGCTGGGCCTGATCACCTACCCCGGCAGCGGCGCGGTGGACGGCGTGCGCGGCGACCACCTGCTGCTGGGGCCGCCGCTGAGCATCACCGATGGGCAGGCCGACGAACTGCTGTCGCTGCTGGGGCAGGCGCTCGGGCAGCTGCACGACTGA
- a CDS encoding DinB family protein, which translates to MVKTLQVSTLDAVSSLFHGGNANVSWVQALDGLNAEQAHTRPPGLPHSVAEVVAHVQFWQAYLLSVLRGEHPPDVAHAAQGWPEPGEWAVLQETFFRDLSALAALAQDEAFMSELDPQDRFRIVPLTSYAGHGLYHLGQVVTVRQLIGAWPPPGGGDSW; encoded by the coding sequence GTGGTGAAGACGCTGCAGGTCAGCACGCTGGACGCGGTGTCGTCGTTGTTTCATGGCGGCAACGCCAACGTCAGCTGGGTGCAGGCGCTCGATGGCCTGAATGCGGAGCAGGCCCACACCCGCCCGCCGGGGCTGCCGCACTCGGTGGCCGAGGTGGTGGCGCATGTCCAGTTCTGGCAGGCCTACCTGCTCTCGGTGCTCCGGGGCGAGCACCCGCCGGACGTGGCGCACGCCGCCCAGGGCTGGCCTGAACCCGGCGAGTGGGCGGTCCTCCAGGAGACCTTCTTCCGCGACCTATCCGCGCTGGCCGCCCTGGCGCAGGATGAAGCCTTCATGTCCGAGCTGGACCCCCAGGACCGCTTCCGCATCGTTCCCCTCACCAGCTACGCCGGCCACGGGCTGTACCACCTGGGGCAGGTGGTCACGGTGCGCCAGCTGATCGGCGCGTGGCCACCCCCCGGCGGCGGCGACAGCTGGTAG
- a CDS encoding DinB family protein has product MTDSPTPPPLARLLPRLFRGGQAYVGVEAALGGLSGEQATTRPEHLPHSVAELLAHVNWWLGWMLEVIETGAPVPYPAHAADTWPAVTPDDWEPLKAAFYQLLARTDSHAARPDLASPVNHQETIGELLADFALHTAHHFGQIITVRQALGSWPPPGGGDTW; this is encoded by the coding sequence ATGACTGATTCACCGACCCCTCCCCCACTCGCCCGCCTGCTGCCCCGGCTGTTCCGGGGCGGTCAGGCGTATGTCGGCGTCGAAGCGGCGCTGGGTGGCCTGAGCGGCGAGCAGGCGACCACCCGGCCCGAGCACCTGCCGCACTCGGTGGCCGAGCTGCTCGCACACGTCAACTGGTGGCTCGGCTGGATGCTGGAGGTGATCGAGACCGGCGCCCCGGTGCCGTATCCGGCCCACGCTGCCGACACCTGGCCGGCCGTCACCCCGGACGACTGGGAGCCGCTCAAGGCCGCCTTCTATCAGCTGCTGGCCCGCACCGACAGCCACGCCGCCCGCCCGGACCTGGCCAGCCCGGTCAACCACCAGGAAACCATCGGGGAACTGCTGGCCGACTTCGCGCTGCACACCGCCCACCACTTCGGGCAGATCATCACCGTGCGGCAGGCGCTCGGCTCGTGGCCGCCTCCGGGGGGCGGCGACACGTGGTGA